From a single Oreochromis niloticus isolate F11D_XX linkage group LG4, O_niloticus_UMD_NMBU, whole genome shotgun sequence genomic region:
- the tnrc6c1 gene encoding trinucleotide repeat-containing gene 6C protein isoform X2, with the protein MEDKKKKKQDEKKKKEAAQKKATEQITKVPDSTKLNPSPPLPPVNPSAIPSVPPSSGNGKRIPSGGQPQTAQQSQTPLQQRYPPREVPPRFRQQEHKQLLKRGQPLPLGTLPLITTGRPATSEPAAATVAIHSSLSCSSSTAASLPTELPPQSGQGAQYDNPLWGHLPANRSATSAASSTNLSGWDQLIIDQKDTEAWPSITLSQSQVPPGGCPLDTDSGHLTSSSRSSSSTSSSCSTVSMATGANSQTGHFPANHLSSKANSGPSPANHTGTSMLSGQVATSRSWGPGAVSSHCPPQSSMGSETKSDSPGGGGGSTRGWGPPSSSTTNFNLNLNPNANPSAWPMLGHDGSGTGGGSSGGANTISPPHSTPNLCNPPGPPPAQTSTCTGANTNSNSSGIGNAWVTMMASDAEPHPSPSTNVSFSSEPQNLKTDGPNHTNKQEPPSPIRSLPGWGSAPVGLGSMTQPPPGGSQVNGEDGNSVWGNSGNSKAISSKEAPGWSHEGDGTGNSGGWGEHPEETQGGWDTPSSPAQDSQSISWSRAVSTAGASEGSSDSMEGNPQRKDRSSREKSAPLMPAQDLDPRVLCNSGWGQTPVRQHTSWDMDDTKHKSDVGTGSWGSGSTTPADAQGPSNTSTGPSQMTDSGSKNDAPGSQGTSGWGGNIAATNQPSSGWGEPPSNIKPPGGPGGWGNPPPGGPSTSIPKNGGQSWGEKPSGWDDSHIKSGSQNWGEQPKASHTWASSGVSNNTAEWGDSEESKKSPTNAWEGEPRGWGMSSQGPGGNGGWGESLPQRPSGPSQGWGGKPQDGLSGNNGGGSMGSWGGSGSVKQGPGWGGNKQESSTEPTGWEEPSPPSIRRKMEIDDGTSAWGDPGTYNKAVNLWDRNNSGSSQAKVTTGGNNPPSTNNNHPHPLNHPYHGPPAPLQNHSQNSQNSGPTSGPLDPTVQHQPGASHNRGPLMAQGWGEISSSHTKSESSWGEPASSPVSVDNGTSAWGKPSGNCGGWGESNPESYGRGNPTMTPASCKPAPKPMQDGWGGGGEDLSLSGGQWDAEEVDMWNSTASQESNSSCNSWSNANKKAPPKGKIPGKQDEVWIMNRLIKQLTDMGFPRDPAEEALKSNNMNLDQAMSALLEKKTELDKRGMGIAGHDYNNGLINKPMSCPRPPLLSKDPSADPRLPFMDKVQSGMFGGGGAAQVRAMPQPQPPPQPPVPPLSSSQPSLRAQVPQFLSPQVQAQLLQFAAKNIGLNPALLTSPINPQHMTLLNQLYQLQLAYQRLQIQQQMLQAQRNVSGPIRQQEQQVARTINNMQQQIQQHQRQLAQALLMKQQQQQPPPSHSGLHPGGAKSSLDSFPGHPQAPGLPDLQTKEPQSSPNTYSPYSLSGLNVNCMEVGSLSMKEPPQPQSRLSQWTHPNSIESLSGNSSPLEPNLGKHGANLGPPGKPTQLDESYSPYSLISSSESPSSPLVPPDSWGQSKGSSDKMANGTNINWPPEFCPGVPWKGLQNIDPETDPNVTPGSVPSGPTINTNIQDVNRYLLRDRSGGENRRSKLSEMKSTWSPGPISHSQASLSHELWKVPQGPRSSTTAPSRPPPGLTNTKPSSTWGGSSLGLGQGWSSSYTTGTTWSTDSSTRTSSWLVLRNLTPQIDGSTLRTLCMQHGPLITFHLNLTQGNAVVRYSSKDEAAKAQKSLHMCVLGNTTILAEFAGEEEVNRFFAQGQSLGGTTSWQATPGTNQTRMGGTGSGASHPIGHSPHWNNNNNGAGSSSSSGSLGAGGTKTGGELLWGGVQQYSSLWGPPSGEEGRVMGSPTPINTLLPGDLLSGESM; encoded by the exons AACTGCCCCCACAGAGTGGCCAGGGAGCCCAGTATGATAATCCCCTCTGGGGGCACCTGCCAGCCAACAGAAGTGCTACGAGTGCTGCATCTTCCACCAATCTCAGTGGCTGGGATCAACTAATTATCGACCAGAAGGACACAGAGGCTTGGCCTTCTATTACACTCAGCCAGAGCCAGGTCCCTCCAGGAGGATGCCCTTTGGACACTGACTCTGGTCAcctgaccagcagcagcagaagcagtagTAGTACTAGCAGTAGTTGTAGTACAGTGAGTATGGCCACGGGAGCAAATAGCCAAACAGGCCACTTCCCTGCCAACCACCTCAGCAGCAAAGCCAACAGTGGGCCCAGCCCTGCCAATCATACTGGAACCAGCATGCTCTCTGGCCAGGTTGCAACCAGTCGCAGCTGGGGCCCTGGGGCTGTATCTTCCCATTGCCCCCCTCAGTCCTCAATGGGGAGTGAAACGAAGAGTGACAgcccaggaggaggaggaggcagtaCTAGGGGCTGGGGTCCTCCATCATCCTCCACCACCAACTTTAACTTGAACTTAAACCCTAATGCCAACCCGTCTGCCTGGCCCATGTTGGGGCATGACGGAAGTGGCACAGGGGGAGGCAGCTCAGGGGGAGCCAACACCATTTCACCTCCTCACTCTACACCCAACCTCTGCAATCCACCTGGCCCCCCACCAGCCCAGACCAGCACCTGTACCGGAGCCAACACTAACAGCAACTCCTCGGGGATTGGCAATGCCTGGGTTACCATGATGGCTTCTGATGCAGAGCCACACCCCTCCCCGTCCACGAATGTGTCTTTCAGTTCAGAACCTCAGAACCTTAAAACTGATGGACCAAATCACACTAATAAGCAGGAACCCCCCAGCCCCATCCGCAGTTTGCCTGGCTGGGGAAGTGCACCTGTAGGCTTGGGTTCCATGACCCAGCCACCGCCGGGAGGCTCACAGGTCAATGGTGAAGATGGTAATTCAGTATGGGGTAACAGTGGCAACTCAAAGGCAATTTCATCTAAGGAGGCACCTGGCTGGAGCCATGAAGGAGATGGAACAGGGAACTCTGGAGGCTGGGGTGAACACCCTGAAGAGACCCAGGGAGGATGGGATACACCCAGCTCTCCCGCACAGGACTCTCAGTCCATCTCATGGAGCAGGGCTGTAAGCACAGCTGGGGCTAGTGAAGGAAGCAGTGACAGCATGGAAGGCAATCCTCAGCGAAAAGACCGGTCATCCAGAGAAAAATCAGCTCCTTTGATGCCTGCCCAGGATCTGGACCCCAGGGTGCTGTGCAACAGTGGCTGGGGACAGACCCCCGTTCGCCAGCACACTTCCTGGGACATGGACGATACCAAACATAAGAGTGATGTAGGCACTGGATCATGGGGCTCTGGCTCAACCACTCCAGCCGATGCCCAGGGGCCCTCCAACACTAGCACAGGCCCTAGCCAGATGACTGACTCTGGGAGCAAAAATGATGCACCTGGTTCTCAGGGCACTTCTGGTTGGGGTGGAAACATAGCAGCTACCAACCAGCCAAGCTCTGGTTGGGGAGAGCCACCGAGCAACATCAAGCCCCCAGGTGGCCCTGGTGGTTGGGGAAACCCTCCACCAGGAGGTCCAAGCACCAGTATACCCAAAAATGGTGGTCAGTCCTGGGGAGAAAAGCCAAGTGGGTGGGACGATTCTCACATCAAGTCAGGATCCCAGAACTGGGGAGAACAGCCCAAAGCATCTCACACTTGGGCTAGCAGTGGAGTGAGCAATAACACAGCAGAGTGGGGGGACTCAGAAGAGAGTAAAAAGAGTCCCACTAATGCTTGGGAAGGAGAACCACGAGGCTGGGGAATGTCTTCTCAAGGACCTGGAGGTAAtggtggctggggagagtcaCTTCCTCAGCGACCCAGTGGTCCCTCTCAAGGCTGGGGGGGCAAGCCTCAAGATGGGCTTAGTGGTAACAATGGAGGAGGGAGCATGGGGTCCTGGGGGGGATCGGGCTCAGTGAAACAAGGTCCAGGTTGGGGTGGAAATAAGCAGGAATCCTCAACTGAGCCTACAGGCTGGGAAGAGCCCTCCCCTCCTTCCATCCGACGCAAGATGGAGATCGATGATGGGACCTCTGCTTGGGGCGATCCCGGTACCTACAACAAGGCAGTCAATCTGTGGGACAGGAACAATTCAGGATCGTCCCAGGCTAAAGTTACTACTGGAGGCAATAATCCCcccagcaccaacaacaaccatCCCCACCCTCTCAATCACCCTTACCACGGGCCACCTGCACCTTTACAGAACCACAGCCAAAACAGCCAGAACTCAGGCCCCACCAGCGGGCCTTTGGATCCTACTGTGCAACACCAGCCTGGAGCATCTCACAACAGAGGTCCCCTGATGGCTCAAG GTTGGGGAGAGATATCCAGCTCCCACACAAAATCGGAGAGCTCCTGGGGGGAACCTGCATCTTCCCCGGTCAGCGTGGATAATGGGACGTCCGCCTGGGGCAAACCCAGCGGGAACTGTGGGGGCTGGGGCGAAAGCAATCCGGAGAGCTATGGCAGGGGCAACCCGACAATGACACCTGCATCTTGTAAACCTG CTCCCAAACCTATGCAAGATGGATGGGGAGGTGGAGGTGAAGACCTGAGCCTGTCAGGTGGTCAATGGGATGCAGAGGAGGTAGACATGTGGAATAGCACTGCCTCCCAGGAGAGCAACTCTTCCTGTAACTCTTGGAGCAATGCAAATAAAAAGGCCCCACCAAAG GGGAAGATCCCAGGGAAGCAGGATGAGGTCTGGATCATGAATCGTCTCATCAAGCAGCTGACTGACATGGGCTTCCCT AGGGATCCAGCAGAGGAGGCTTTGAAGAGCAACAACATGAACCTGGATCAGGCCATGAGTGCCCTGCTGGAAAAGAAGACGGAGCTTGACAAGCGTGGGATGGGGATAGCTGGCCACGACTACAACAACGGGCTCATCAACAAGCCCATGAGCTGCCCTCGGCCTCCGCTTCTTTCCAAAGACCCCTCAGCAGATCCCCGCTTGCCCTTCATGGATAAG GTGCAGAGTGGAATGTTTGGCGGTGGTGGAGCAGCACAAGTCCGGGCCATGCCGCAGCCGCAGCCGCCTCCTCAGCCACCAGTGCCGCCTCTCAGCTCCTCTCAGCCTAGTCTACGTGCTCAAGTGCCTCAGTTTCTCTCCCCTCAG GTTCAAGCACAGCTCTTACAGTTTGCAGCAAAAAACATTGGTCTGAATCCTGCACTTTTAACCTCACCAATAAACCCTCAACATATGACCCTTCTAAATCAACTTTACCAGCTGCAACTG GCGTACCAGCGTttacaaattcagcagcagATGTTGCAGGCGCAGCGCAATGTTTCTGGCCCCATTCGACAACAAGAGCAGCAA gTTGCACGTACAATCAATAACATGCAGCAGCAGATCCAACAGCACCAGCGTCAGCTGGCCCAGGCCCTGCTGAtgaagcagcagcaacagcaaccGCCCCCTTCCCACTCAGGCCTGCATCCTGGTGGAGCCAAATCCTCCCTGGATTCATTTCCAGGTCatccccaggctccaggcctcCCTGACCTGCAGACCAAAGAGCCGCAGTCATCTCCTAACACCTACAGCCCCTACTCTCTCT CTGGACTGAATGTAAACTGCATGGAGGTGGGAAGTCTGTCAATGAAGGAACCCCCCCAACCCCAATCGCGCCTGTCACAGTGGACGCACCCAAACTCCATTGAAAGCCTCTCTGGAAACTCTTCTCCATTGGAGCCCAACCTGGGCAAGCATG GTGCCAACCTGGGCCCTCCTGGAAAGCCCACTCAGCTGGATGAATCTTACAGCCCCTACAGCCTGATATCCAGCTCAGAGTCTCCTTCCAGCCCTCTGGTGCCTCCAGACAGCTGGGGACAAAGCAAAGGCAGCAGTGACAAGATGGCCAATGGGACCAATATCAACTGGCCACCAG AGTTTTGTCCTGGTGTACCCTGGAAGGGCCTCCAGAATATCGACCCTGAAACTGACCCCAACGTGACCCCCGGCAGCGTCCCCAGCGGACCCACCATCAACACAAATATCCAAGATGTCAACCGCTACCTGCTCCGGGACAGGAGCGGAGGTGAGAACAGGAGAA GTAAACTGTCAGAGATGAAATCCACTTGGTCTCCAGGCCCCATTTCTCACAGCCAGGCCTCTCTGTCCCACGAGCTGTGGAAGGTCCCGCAGGGCCCTCGGAGCAGCACCACAGCCCCTTCCCGCCCCCCGCCTGGCCTCACCAACACAAAGCCTTCCTCCACCTGGgggggcagctctctgggtctGGGACAAGGCTGGAGCAGCTCTTACACCACAG GTACCACGTGGAGTACAGACAGCTCCACCAGAACAAGTAGCTGGCTCGTGCTGAGGAACCTCACTCCGCAG attgATGGCTCGACTCTGCGAACACTGTGCATGCAACACGGCCCCCTCATCACATTCCACCTCAACCTGACACAGGGAAATGCTGTAGTGCGCTACAGCTCCAAGGACGAAGCTGCCAAGGCACAAAAGTCCCTGCACAT GTGCGTGCTCGGAAACACCACCATCCTGGCCGAGTTTGCCGGGGAAGAGGAAGTGAACCGCTTCTTTGCACAGGGCCAGTCACTCGGAGGAACAACCAGCTGGCAGGCAACTCCAGGCACCAATCAGACAAGGATGGGCGGGACCGGGTCTGGAGCGTCTCACCCCATCGGGCACTCGCCCCActggaacaacaacaacaacggcgccggcagcagcagtagcagcggCAGCCTGGGAGCAGGCGGAACAAAAACAGGCGGAGAGCTGCTGTGGGGTGGTGTTCAGCAGTATTCCAGCCTGTGGGGACCCCCGAGTGGAGAAGAGGGACGGGTCATGGGGAGCCCCACCCCAATCAATACActgctgcctggggacctgctGAGCGGGGAGTCCATGTAG
- the tnrc6c1 gene encoding trinucleotide repeat-containing gene 6C protein isoform X5: protein MEDKKKKKQDEKKKKEAAQKKATEQITKVPDSTKLNPSPPLPPVNPSAIPSVPPSSGNGKRIPSGGQPQTAQQSQTPLQQRYPPREVPPRFRQQEHKQLLKRGQPLPLGTLPLITTGRPATSEPAAATVAIHSSLSCSSSTAASLPTELPPQSGQGAQYDNPLWGHLPANRSATSAASSTNLSGWDQLIIDQKDTEAWPSITLSQSQVPPGGCPLDTDSGHLTSSSRSSSSTSSSCSTVSMATGANSQTGHFPANHLSSKANSGPSPANHTGTSMLSGQVATSRSWGPGAVSSHCPPQSSMGSETKSDSPGGGGGSTRGWGPPSSSTTNFNLNLNPNANPSAWPMLGHDGSGTGGGSSGGANTISPPHSTPNLCNPPGPPPAQTSTCTGANTNSNSSGIGNAWVTMMASDAEPHPSPSTNVSFSSEPQNLKTDGPNHTNKQEPPSPIRSLPGWGSAPVGLGSMTQPPPGGSQVNGEDGNSVWGNSGNSKAISSKEAPGWSHEGDGTGNSGGWGEHPEETQGGWDTPSSPAQDSQSISWSRAVSTAGASEGSSDSMEGNPQRKDRSSREKSAPLMPAQDLDPRVLCNSGWGQTPVRQHTSWDMDDTKHKSDVGTGSWGSGSTTPADAQGPSNTSTGPSQMTDSGSKNDAPGSQGTSGWGGNIAATNQPSSGWGEPPSNIKPPGGPGGWGNPPPGGPSTSIPKNGGQSWGEKPSGWDDSHIKSGSQNWGEQPKASHTWASSGVSNNTAEWGDSEESKKSPTNAWEGEPRGWGMSSQGPGGNGGWGESLPQRPSGPSQGWGGKPQDGLSGNNGGGSMGSWGGSGSVKQGPGWGGNKQESSTEPTGWEEPSPPSIRRKMEIDDGTSAWGDPGTYNKAVNLWDRNNSGSSQAKVTTGGNNPPSTNNNHPHPLNHPYHGPPAPLQNHSQNSQNSGPTSGPLDPTVQHQPGASHNRGPLMAQGWGEISSSHTKSESSWGEPASSPVSVDNGTSAWGKPSGNCGGWGESNPESYGRGNPTMTPASCKPAPKPMQDGWGGGGEDLSLSGGQWDAEEVDMWNSTASQESNSSCNSWSNANKKAPPKGKIPGKQDEVWIMNRLIKQLTDMGFPRDPAEEALKSNNMNLDQAMSALLEKKTELDKRGMGIAGHDYNNGLINKPMSCPRPPLLSKDPSADPRLPFMDKVQSGMFGGGGAAQVRAMPQPQPPPQPPVPPLSSSQPSLRAQVPQFLSPQVQAQLLQFAAKNIGLNPALLTSPINPQHMTLLNQLYQLQLAYQRLQIQQQMLQAQRNVSGPIRQQEQQVARTINNMQQQIQQHQRQLAQALLMKQQQQQPPPSHSGLHPGGAKSSLDSFPGHPQAPGLPDLQTKEPQSSPNTYSPYSLSGLNVNCMEVGSLSMKEPPQPQSRLSQWTHPNSIESLSGNSSPLEPNLGKHGANLGPPGKPTQLDESYSPYSLISSSESPSSPLVPPDSWGQSKGSSDKMANGTNINWPPEFCPGVPWKGLQNIDPETDPNVTPGSVPSGPTINTNIQDVNRYLLRDRSGGKLSEMKSTWSPGPISHSQASLSHELWKVPQGPRSSTTAPSRPPPGLTNTKPSSTWGGSSLGLGQGWSSSYTTGTTWSTDSSTRTSSWLVLRNLTPQIDGSTLRTLCMQHGPLITFHLNLTQGNAVVRYSSKDEAAKAQKSLHMCVLGNTTILAEFAGEEEVNRFFAQGQSLGGTTSWQATPGTNQTRMGGTGSGASHPIGHSPHWNNNNNGAGSSSSSGSLGAGGTKTGGELLWGGVQQYSSLWGPPSGEEGRVMGSPTPINTLLPGDLLSGESM from the exons AACTGCCCCCACAGAGTGGCCAGGGAGCCCAGTATGATAATCCCCTCTGGGGGCACCTGCCAGCCAACAGAAGTGCTACGAGTGCTGCATCTTCCACCAATCTCAGTGGCTGGGATCAACTAATTATCGACCAGAAGGACACAGAGGCTTGGCCTTCTATTACACTCAGCCAGAGCCAGGTCCCTCCAGGAGGATGCCCTTTGGACACTGACTCTGGTCAcctgaccagcagcagcagaagcagtagTAGTACTAGCAGTAGTTGTAGTACAGTGAGTATGGCCACGGGAGCAAATAGCCAAACAGGCCACTTCCCTGCCAACCACCTCAGCAGCAAAGCCAACAGTGGGCCCAGCCCTGCCAATCATACTGGAACCAGCATGCTCTCTGGCCAGGTTGCAACCAGTCGCAGCTGGGGCCCTGGGGCTGTATCTTCCCATTGCCCCCCTCAGTCCTCAATGGGGAGTGAAACGAAGAGTGACAgcccaggaggaggaggaggcagtaCTAGGGGCTGGGGTCCTCCATCATCCTCCACCACCAACTTTAACTTGAACTTAAACCCTAATGCCAACCCGTCTGCCTGGCCCATGTTGGGGCATGACGGAAGTGGCACAGGGGGAGGCAGCTCAGGGGGAGCCAACACCATTTCACCTCCTCACTCTACACCCAACCTCTGCAATCCACCTGGCCCCCCACCAGCCCAGACCAGCACCTGTACCGGAGCCAACACTAACAGCAACTCCTCGGGGATTGGCAATGCCTGGGTTACCATGATGGCTTCTGATGCAGAGCCACACCCCTCCCCGTCCACGAATGTGTCTTTCAGTTCAGAACCTCAGAACCTTAAAACTGATGGACCAAATCACACTAATAAGCAGGAACCCCCCAGCCCCATCCGCAGTTTGCCTGGCTGGGGAAGTGCACCTGTAGGCTTGGGTTCCATGACCCAGCCACCGCCGGGAGGCTCACAGGTCAATGGTGAAGATGGTAATTCAGTATGGGGTAACAGTGGCAACTCAAAGGCAATTTCATCTAAGGAGGCACCTGGCTGGAGCCATGAAGGAGATGGAACAGGGAACTCTGGAGGCTGGGGTGAACACCCTGAAGAGACCCAGGGAGGATGGGATACACCCAGCTCTCCCGCACAGGACTCTCAGTCCATCTCATGGAGCAGGGCTGTAAGCACAGCTGGGGCTAGTGAAGGAAGCAGTGACAGCATGGAAGGCAATCCTCAGCGAAAAGACCGGTCATCCAGAGAAAAATCAGCTCCTTTGATGCCTGCCCAGGATCTGGACCCCAGGGTGCTGTGCAACAGTGGCTGGGGACAGACCCCCGTTCGCCAGCACACTTCCTGGGACATGGACGATACCAAACATAAGAGTGATGTAGGCACTGGATCATGGGGCTCTGGCTCAACCACTCCAGCCGATGCCCAGGGGCCCTCCAACACTAGCACAGGCCCTAGCCAGATGACTGACTCTGGGAGCAAAAATGATGCACCTGGTTCTCAGGGCACTTCTGGTTGGGGTGGAAACATAGCAGCTACCAACCAGCCAAGCTCTGGTTGGGGAGAGCCACCGAGCAACATCAAGCCCCCAGGTGGCCCTGGTGGTTGGGGAAACCCTCCACCAGGAGGTCCAAGCACCAGTATACCCAAAAATGGTGGTCAGTCCTGGGGAGAAAAGCCAAGTGGGTGGGACGATTCTCACATCAAGTCAGGATCCCAGAACTGGGGAGAACAGCCCAAAGCATCTCACACTTGGGCTAGCAGTGGAGTGAGCAATAACACAGCAGAGTGGGGGGACTCAGAAGAGAGTAAAAAGAGTCCCACTAATGCTTGGGAAGGAGAACCACGAGGCTGGGGAATGTCTTCTCAAGGACCTGGAGGTAAtggtggctggggagagtcaCTTCCTCAGCGACCCAGTGGTCCCTCTCAAGGCTGGGGGGGCAAGCCTCAAGATGGGCTTAGTGGTAACAATGGAGGAGGGAGCATGGGGTCCTGGGGGGGATCGGGCTCAGTGAAACAAGGTCCAGGTTGGGGTGGAAATAAGCAGGAATCCTCAACTGAGCCTACAGGCTGGGAAGAGCCCTCCCCTCCTTCCATCCGACGCAAGATGGAGATCGATGATGGGACCTCTGCTTGGGGCGATCCCGGTACCTACAACAAGGCAGTCAATCTGTGGGACAGGAACAATTCAGGATCGTCCCAGGCTAAAGTTACTACTGGAGGCAATAATCCCcccagcaccaacaacaaccatCCCCACCCTCTCAATCACCCTTACCACGGGCCACCTGCACCTTTACAGAACCACAGCCAAAACAGCCAGAACTCAGGCCCCACCAGCGGGCCTTTGGATCCTACTGTGCAACACCAGCCTGGAGCATCTCACAACAGAGGTCCCCTGATGGCTCAAG GTTGGGGAGAGATATCCAGCTCCCACACAAAATCGGAGAGCTCCTGGGGGGAACCTGCATCTTCCCCGGTCAGCGTGGATAATGGGACGTCCGCCTGGGGCAAACCCAGCGGGAACTGTGGGGGCTGGGGCGAAAGCAATCCGGAGAGCTATGGCAGGGGCAACCCGACAATGACACCTGCATCTTGTAAACCTG CTCCCAAACCTATGCAAGATGGATGGGGAGGTGGAGGTGAAGACCTGAGCCTGTCAGGTGGTCAATGGGATGCAGAGGAGGTAGACATGTGGAATAGCACTGCCTCCCAGGAGAGCAACTCTTCCTGTAACTCTTGGAGCAATGCAAATAAAAAGGCCCCACCAAAG GGGAAGATCCCAGGGAAGCAGGATGAGGTCTGGATCATGAATCGTCTCATCAAGCAGCTGACTGACATGGGCTTCCCT AGGGATCCAGCAGAGGAGGCTTTGAAGAGCAACAACATGAACCTGGATCAGGCCATGAGTGCCCTGCTGGAAAAGAAGACGGAGCTTGACAAGCGTGGGATGGGGATAGCTGGCCACGACTACAACAACGGGCTCATCAACAAGCCCATGAGCTGCCCTCGGCCTCCGCTTCTTTCCAAAGACCCCTCAGCAGATCCCCGCTTGCCCTTCATGGATAAG GTGCAGAGTGGAATGTTTGGCGGTGGTGGAGCAGCACAAGTCCGGGCCATGCCGCAGCCGCAGCCGCCTCCTCAGCCACCAGTGCCGCCTCTCAGCTCCTCTCAGCCTAGTCTACGTGCTCAAGTGCCTCAGTTTCTCTCCCCTCAG GTTCAAGCACAGCTCTTACAGTTTGCAGCAAAAAACATTGGTCTGAATCCTGCACTTTTAACCTCACCAATAAACCCTCAACATATGACCCTTCTAAATCAACTTTACCAGCTGCAACTG GCGTACCAGCGTttacaaattcagcagcagATGTTGCAGGCGCAGCGCAATGTTTCTGGCCCCATTCGACAACAAGAGCAGCAA gTTGCACGTACAATCAATAACATGCAGCAGCAGATCCAACAGCACCAGCGTCAGCTGGCCCAGGCCCTGCTGAtgaagcagcagcaacagcaaccGCCCCCTTCCCACTCAGGCCTGCATCCTGGTGGAGCCAAATCCTCCCTGGATTCATTTCCAGGTCatccccaggctccaggcctcCCTGACCTGCAGACCAAAGAGCCGCAGTCATCTCCTAACACCTACAGCCCCTACTCTCTCT CTGGACTGAATGTAAACTGCATGGAGGTGGGAAGTCTGTCAATGAAGGAACCCCCCCAACCCCAATCGCGCCTGTCACAGTGGACGCACCCAAACTCCATTGAAAGCCTCTCTGGAAACTCTTCTCCATTGGAGCCCAACCTGGGCAAGCATG GTGCCAACCTGGGCCCTCCTGGAAAGCCCACTCAGCTGGATGAATCTTACAGCCCCTACAGCCTGATATCCAGCTCAGAGTCTCCTTCCAGCCCTCTGGTGCCTCCAGACAGCTGGGGACAAAGCAAAGGCAGCAGTGACAAGATGGCCAATGGGACCAATATCAACTGGCCACCAG AGTTTTGTCCTGGTGTACCCTGGAAGGGCCTCCAGAATATCGACCCTGAAACTGACCCCAACGTGACCCCCGGCAGCGTCCCCAGCGGACCCACCATCAACACAAATATCCAAGATGTCAACCGCTACCTGCTCCGGGACAGGAGCGGAG GTAAACTGTCAGAGATGAAATCCACTTGGTCTCCAGGCCCCATTTCTCACAGCCAGGCCTCTCTGTCCCACGAGCTGTGGAAGGTCCCGCAGGGCCCTCGGAGCAGCACCACAGCCCCTTCCCGCCCCCCGCCTGGCCTCACCAACACAAAGCCTTCCTCCACCTGGgggggcagctctctgggtctGGGACAAGGCTGGAGCAGCTCTTACACCACAG GTACCACGTGGAGTACAGACAGCTCCACCAGAACAAGTAGCTGGCTCGTGCTGAGGAACCTCACTCCGCAG attgATGGCTCGACTCTGCGAACACTGTGCATGCAACACGGCCCCCTCATCACATTCCACCTCAACCTGACACAGGGAAATGCTGTAGTGCGCTACAGCTCCAAGGACGAAGCTGCCAAGGCACAAAAGTCCCTGCACAT GTGCGTGCTCGGAAACACCACCATCCTGGCCGAGTTTGCCGGGGAAGAGGAAGTGAACCGCTTCTTTGCACAGGGCCAGTCACTCGGAGGAACAACCAGCTGGCAGGCAACTCCAGGCACCAATCAGACAAGGATGGGCGGGACCGGGTCTGGAGCGTCTCACCCCATCGGGCACTCGCCCCActggaacaacaacaacaacggcgccggcagcagcagtagcagcggCAGCCTGGGAGCAGGCGGAACAAAAACAGGCGGAGAGCTGCTGTGGGGTGGTGTTCAGCAGTATTCCAGCCTGTGGGGACCCCCGAGTGGAGAAGAGGGACGGGTCATGGGGAGCCCCACCCCAATCAATACActgctgcctggggacctgctGAGCGGGGAGTCCATGTAG